The proteins below come from a single Zea mays cultivar B73 chromosome 8, Zm-B73-REFERENCE-NAM-5.0, whole genome shotgun sequence genomic window:
- the LOC100274570 gene encoding Transcription factor TCP20 — protein MDPKFPPPPPLNKTEPTTATTTTTSTAQQQQQQLDPKDYQQQQQQPAQHLQIQIHQSQQDGGGGGKEQQQLQVVAQPGERRQQALAPKRSSNKDRHTKVDGRGRRIRMPALCAARIFQLTRELGHKSDGETVQWLLQQAEPAIVAATGTGTIPASALASVAPSLPSPTSGLARPHHHMWAPSAGFSSPSFLNSAAAGTGDAAGIMQRMGIPAGFELPGASAAGATLGAGGHIGFAPMFAGHAAAMPGLELGLSQDGHIGVLAAQSISQFYHQVGAAAGGGGQMHHAHGHHHHHHQQQEDGEDDREDGESDDESGQ, from the coding sequence ATGGACCCCAAGTTCCCCCCACCCCCACCGCTAAACAAAACGGAGCCCACCACCGCGACGACCACCACCACCTCGAccgcgcagcagcagcagcagcagctggatCCTAAGGactaccagcagcagcagcagcagccggcgcaGCACCTGCAAATCCAAATCCACCAGTCGCAGCAGGACGGAGGCGGCGGAGGGAaggagcagcagcagctgcaggtGGTGGCGCAGCCCGGGGAGAGGAGGCAGCAGGCGCTCGCGCCCAAGCGGAGCTCCAACAAGGACCGACACACCAAGGTCGACGGCAGGGGCCGGCGGATCCGGATGCCCGCGCTCTGCGCCGCGCGGATCTTCCAGCTCACGCGGGAACTCGGCCACAAGTCCGACGGCGAGACCGTCCAGTGGCTGCTGCAGCAGGCCGAGCCGGCCATCGTCGCCGCCACCGGCACGGGCACCATACCGGCGTCCGCGCTCGCCTCCGTCGCGCCCTCGCTCCCGTCGCCCACCTCCGGGCTCGCCAGGCCGCACCACCACATGTGGGCGCCGTCCGCCGGCTTCTCCTCGCCCTCCTTCCTGAACTCTGCCGCCGCGGGCACGGGCGATGCCGCCGGTATCATGCAGCGGATGGGGATCCCCGCGGGCTTCGAGCTgccgggagcctccgccgccggAGCCACCCTCGGCGCCGGCGGCCACATCGGCTTTGCGCCCATGTTCGCTGGACACGCCGCCGCCATGCCGGGGCTCGAGCTCGGGCTATCGCAGGACGGCCACATCGGCGTGCTCGCCGCGCAGTCGATCAGCCAGTTCTACCACCAGGTGGGTGCtgccgccggcggcggcggccagaTGCATCACGCGCACGGGCACCATCATCACCATCACCAGCAGCAGGAGGACGGGGAGGACGACCGCGAGGACGGCGAGTCCGATGACGAGTCTGGGCAGTAG